A window from Mangifera indica cultivar Alphonso chromosome 2, CATAS_Mindica_2.1, whole genome shotgun sequence encodes these proteins:
- the LOC123208460 gene encoding F-box protein SKIP23-like, whose translation MENSSRDWSSFPDHLLATIADRLPTRIDTLRFRAVCTSFRAALPPPPPPNPYSDIHYFHHSPTSNSPIHFFIAQSTVYAIQPLSQISHPHHTPGAWLVKVEDSPSGDVKLLDPFSTSQVKNVSDKYQGYRLELATDQQRELSRSERSYTGKVVVSADEDDDDDEFAIMVLIQGKVVVWKRRDNKWHNIDIVQDRFHCIYDIIYHNRRFYVFSYKDRTLCVDPKTLNVSEPVAPLRISLSRSVSSFHLVKSSPDLFLIRKNYLDFPGNCDSHFWGKSGDRGCRVGLNIFKLDEGKDEWVTVKDGFQDRALFMFKECNFFLSAQEFSGLKWNCVYLPDRGRPNVDGDYPGSNAVIFNLENRCTDKLSAFPGFSEIFWPPPGWLFS comes from the exons ATGGAGAACAGTTCCCGTGACTGGTCCAGTTTTCCAGACCACCTACTCGCCACCATTGCAGACCGCCTCCCCACTAGAATCGACACTCTCCGCTTCCGCGCCGTCTGCACCTCATTTCGAGCCGCCCTCCCTCCTCCTCCGCCACCAAACCCATACTCAGACATCCACTATTTCCACCACTCTCCCACCTCCAACTCTCCCATACACTTCTTCATTGCCCAGTCTACCGTTTACGCCATCCAACCCCTCTCACAAATCTCCCATCCTCATCACACCCCAGGAGCCTGGCTAGTCAAAGTCGAAGATTCACCGTCCGGAGATGTCAAACTCCTGGATCCCTTCTCCACATCTCAAGTCAAGAACGTCTCCGATAAGTACCAGG GATACAGACTTGAATTAGCTACAGACCAACAAAGGGAGCTCAGCAGATCGGAACGAAGCTACACTGGCAAAGTAGTGGTTTCTGCTGATgaagatgacgatgatgatgaattcGCTATTATGGTGTTGATTCAGGGAAAGGTTGTAGTTTGGAAAAGAAGAGATAACAAATGGCACAATATCGATATCGTTCAAGATCGATTTCATTGTATTTACGACATAATCTACCATAACAGAAGATTCTATGTCTTTAGCTACAAAGATCGTACTCTGTGTGTGGATCCGAAGACCTTGAACGTTTCGGAACCAGTGGCTCCATTGCGGATTTCGCTAAGCAGGTCAGTCTCTTCCTTCCACTTGGTAAAGTCATCTCCGGATTTGTTCTTAATCCGGAAGAATTACTTAGACTTCCCTGGAAACTGCGACAGCCACTTCTGGGGTAAATCTGGTGACAGAGGTTGCCGGGTTGGGTTGAATATTTTCAAGCTTGATGAGGGGAAGGATGAGTGGGTTACGGTGAAGGATGGATTCCAGGATAGAGCCTTGTTCATGTTCAAGGaatgtaacttttttctttcagcTCAAGAGTTCTCAGGATTGAAATGGAATTGTGTTTATTTGCCTGATAGAGGTCGTCCGAATGTTGATGGTGATTACCCTGGAAGCAATGCTGTGATCTTTAACCTGGAAAATCGCTGTACTGATAAACTTTCAGCTTTTCCTGGTTTTTCCGAAATTTTCTGGCCTCCTCCAGGCTGGCTCTTCTCTTAA